The Streptomyces durmitorensis genome contains the following window.
TGTAGGGGGGCAGGCGGTCCGCGCAGTGGTCGACGAGGTCGTCGTGGGTGGGGGGTGTGTCGCCCTCGGCCACGTAGTGGGCGACAAGGCCGCGGTCACCGGGACCGGTCTCCCGGACCGTGACGACCGCCTCGCGCACCTGCGGGTGGTCGGCGAGGACCAGCTGGATCTCCGTGATCTCGATGCGGTGACCGCGGATCTTCACCTGGTGATCGATGCGTCCGAGGAAGTCGACGTCGCCGCCGGGCAGCAGCCGGACGAGGTCGCCGGTGCGGTACATCCGGTCGCCGGGCGCGCCGAAGGGGTCGGGCAGGAAGGCTGCGGCGGTCTGTTCGGGCTGGCGCACATAGCCGCGGGCCACGCCGGCGCCGCCGACGTACAGCTCCCCCGTCACGCCCACGGGCACCGGCTGAAGGTGCTGGTCGAGCACCCGCATCGTCATGTTCGGCAGCGGGCGTCCGATGGGCACGATCTCCCGGTTGCCCTGGTCGGGTGCCGGGAAGACGCAGGTGCCGACGGACGCCTCGGTGGGTCCGTACTCGTTGATCACCGGTGCGGCCCAGCGGTCGACGAGCCGACCGGGCAGGGCCTCGCCCGCCACCACGTACACGCTCGCCAGGGCGCGTACCTGCTCGGCGGAGAGCTGCTCGGAGAGGATCTCCAGGTGGGCCGGGGTCATCTTGACGAAGGCGAAGGGACCGGCCTCCGTCAACTGCTTTCCCAAGGTGCTGAGATCGAGGTCCTGCGGCAGCATGGTGACGGTCCGGCCGGCCATGAGGGGAGCCCACAGGTTCGGTACGACCAGGTCGAAGGCGATGGACGAGAAGACGGGCGCGCCGCCTTCGCCCCGTCCCGCGAGTTCCGCGGCGGCCCAGTCGAGGTGGTTGGCCAGCCCGGCGTGGGTGACCTGCACCCCCTTGGGGCGTCCTGTGGAGCCGGAGGTGTAGATGACGTAGGCGAGGCGATCCAGGTCGGGGGTGCGGTCGGGCGCGGTGGTCACGGCGGGCTCGGTGGCCGCGTCGGTGAGCAGCAGGCGCGTGCCGGGCGGTCGCCCGATCCGGTCGCGGCCGCGCGAGTCGAGCACCAGGACGCGGGCGCCCGCGTCGGCGAGCACGGCCTTCATGCGTCCCGCGGGGTACGACAGGTCGAGCGGCAGGTAGGCGCCGCCGGCCTTCCACACGGCGAGGAGTGCCGCCAGCAGCTCGGGGCCGCGGTCGAGGAGCACGCCGACGACGTCCTCGGGGCCCACCCCGAGTGCCCGCAGCCGGTGCGCGAGGGCGTTCGCGCGCTCGTCGAGTGCGCGGTACGTGATGTCGGTGCCGTCGCTGGTCACGGCGATCGCGTCCGGTGTGGCGGCGGCCCTCCGCTCGAACACCTCGTAGGAGCACGCGTGGGGCCGCGGGCCCGGGTTGCGGCTCCATTCGGAGAGTCGGTCGCTCTCCTGCGGGGAGAGGAGGGGCAGTTGCCCCAGGGGCAGTTCGGGGCGGGCGGTGACGGTTTCGACGACGCGGACCAGGTGTTGGGCGAGCCGTTCGACGGTCGTACGGTCGAACAGCGCGGTGGCGTACTCGAGGCCGCCGATCATGCTTCCGTCGGCGGCCCGCCGCATGAAGAGGCTGAGGTCGGTCTTGGCCACGCTCCAGACGCCTTCCAGGGAGTGGAAGTCGTCGAGCGCCGCCGATCCGGTGTGCTCCTCGTCGTGCAGGTCGAAGGCCACCTGGTAGAGCGGTGTGCGGGCGAGGTCGCCCTCGGCGTCGAGTGCCGCGACGAGGCGTTCGAAGGGCAGCGTCTGATGGGCGAGCGCCTCGCGGAACACGTCTCGTACGTGGTCGAGGGCCTGGGCGAAGCCGAGGCCGGCCTGCGGGCGGCAGCGGATGACGAGGCTGTTCAGGAAGAAGCCGACGATCTCCTCGGTCTCCTCGCGGTCCCGGCCGGCCACCGGTGTGCCGATGGGGGTGTCCCACTGGCCGGTGTAGCGGGCGAGCAGCGTGGCGAACGCGGTCAGCAGGGTCTCGTACGGTGTGGCGCCGTGCTGTCGGCCCAGCTCTTCGAGCGCCTCGGTGAGGGGGGCGGGCAGGGTGAAGGCGACGATGCCGCCGCGCCCGTCGCGCACCGGCGGGCGGGGCCGGTCGGTGGGCAGCGGCAGGGGTTCGACGCCGTCGAGGACGGACGCCCAGTGCTGGATCTCGCGTTCGGCGGCCGCGTTGTCCTCGGCGTTCCGCTGCCAGGCGGCGTAGTCGGCGTACTGGCGCCGCGGCGGTGCGAGGCGGCAGGGGCGGCCCCTCATTTCGGCGGCCAGGAGCTCATGGAACTCGCGGTCGAGGATCGCCGACGACCAGCCGTCGCAGGCGATGTGATGGATCGCCAGGGAGAGGACGGACTCACCCTGCGGGGCGGGCACCCTGGCCAGCAGGGCCCGCAGCACGGGTCCCGTCTCCAGGTCGAAGCCGCGTTCGGCGGCGGCGGCGAGGACCTGCGGGAGCTGGTCCCGGTCCGTCTCGACCACCGTCAGCTCCTGTGCGGCGGGCTCCATCACGAACTGCATCGGCTCGCCGTCCACCACGGCGAACCGGGTGCGCAGCGCCTCGTGGCGGGCGACCAGGGCGTCCAGGGCGCGTCGGACCGCGTCGTCGCTCGCCTCGGCAGGGACCCGCAGCGGCAGGACGGACACCCATTCCGGGCTGCCGGGGTTCATCCGGTCGAGGAACCACAGGCGGCGCTGTCCGAAGGAGACCTGAAGCCCGCCCGAACCGCCCGTGGGGCGGGGGGCCTTGGGCAGCACGTCCGCGTCCTCGGCATACCCCTCGATGAGCAGGGCCTGGGCCTCGACGGTCGTCGCCTTGAGCAGTTCCCGGAAGCGGACTTCCCTGCCGGACGCCGAGCGCAGCCGATTGGCGAGCCGCGTGACCTGGAGCGAGGTGCCGCCCTGCCGGAAGAAGTCGGAGTTCACCCCGATGTCGTCGTCGCCGAGCAGGTCTTGCCAGACGCTCGCCACGAGACGCTCGGCCTCGGTGCGCGGGGCCGTGACGTCCTGGCCGGCGTCGGGAGCAGGTTCGGGCAGGGCGAGGCGATCCACCTTGCCGTTAGGGGTGAACGGGAACGCGTCGAGCTCGACGACGACGGCGGGCACATGGCTGCCGGGCAGTCGGGTGCGCAGGAAGCCCCGCAGGTCGGCGTCGGCACGCTGTCCGTCCCGGGCATCCCTGCGCTGTACGTATCCCACCAGTCGGGTGGTGCCGTCACGGGTGAAGGCCTTGACGACGGCTCCCCGCACATCGGGGTGCGCCACCAGGGCGGCCTCCACCTCGCCGGGTTCGACACGTACCCCGTTGACCTTGGCCTGGCCGTCGGCGCGGCCCAGATACTCCAGGGTTCCCTCGGCGCTCCAGCGGACCAGGTCGCCGGTGCGGTAGAGACGGGACCCGTCGGCAGCGAAGGGATCGGGGACGAAGCTCTCGGCCGTGCGCTCCGGCTGCCCCAGATAGCCTCGGGCGACCCCGACACCGCCCGCGTACAGCTCACCTCGGGTGCCGACCGAGACGGGGCGCCCCTCGGAGTCCGCGACGAGTACGCGCATGCCCGGGATGGGCCTGCCGATCGGTACGGAGCCGTGCTGTTGCGCGGGATCGAACCGGTGGGCCGTGATGTCGATCGAGCACTCCGTCGGGCCGTAGGTGTTCCAGACCTCCATGTCCCGCCAGGCGAGGACGCGTTGGACCAGTTCCGCGTGCAGGGGTTCCCCGGCGGAGAACAGGAGGCGCAGTGCGGTGCAGTCCGCCCAGCCTGGTTCGTCCGCCAGGGTGCGCAGCATGGACGGCACGACCTGAAGCACCGTCACCTCGTGGGCGGCGACCGCACGCAGCAGCGTGGCGGCGTCGGCCTCCGCGCCCTGCGGCGCGAGGACGACCGTTCCTCCGGACACCAGCGGGGCGAACACCTCCCAGCAGGCCGCGTCGAAGGTGAGCGTCGTCTTCTGCAGCACCCGGTCCGCCGCGCCGAGGCCGTGCCGGCGCACCACCCAGGAGACCCTGTTGGCGATTCCGGCATGGCTGACGACCACGCCCTTGGGACGGCCCGTGGAGCCCGAGGTGTAGAGGATGTACGCGGCCTGCTCGCCGGGTACGTCCGAAGCGGGCCCGGCGGGGGAGTCCGGGCCCGCCGCACAGGTGGGCGCGACGGGTCGCGCTCCGGTGCCCGACACCTGGGCGGACAGCGAGTCGTCCACGACGACGAGGTCCGCCCCGGTGTCCTTGAGCACCCACGCGGACCGCTCCCAGGGGTGCTCGGGGTCGAGGGGCACATAGGCCGCGCCGGACTTCCAGACGGCGAGCAGCGACACGACGAGATCGATGCCTCGCGGCAGGCAGACCCCGATCGCCGCCTCCGGCGCGGCTCCCAGTTCGCGCAGCCGGTGGGCCAACAGCGCCGCGCGGGAATCGAGTTCCGCGTAGGTGCATGTCTCGGCCCCGTCAACCACGGCCACGGCCGACGGTGTCAGCGCGGCCTGGCGCTCGACTCGTACGTGCAGGGAGACGTATGCGTCGGCTGTATCGGTCGATCGGGCCTCAGCGCCCATGTCTGTTCCCCGTCCGGATTGTCTCGGTGGCAACTGCTCGGCGGCCTCCTGCTACTTCGCCGCTTCTTGCTCCATGCGTCTGCGCAGACTGAGCGGTCGCATGTCGGTCCAGATCTCGCCGATGTGCCCCAGGCATTCCTCGCGGGATCCCTTGGTACCGTCCGTGCGCCAGCCGGCCGGCAGCTCTCGGTCGGCCCACCAGATCGAGTACTGCTCCTCGTCGTTCAGGACAACGCAGTAAACGGGTCCTTCGGTCTGCTCTTCGGGCATCGGACACTTCTCCTTCAGTCACAGGGGTCTGTTATTGCACTTACCGTTTCGAGCTATTTCCACAGGTGTGTCACTTCACCGAAATTCGCCGTGACCCAGGCGTCGGAGTAGACGGTGTCGAGATATCTGTCGCCACCGTCCGGGAAAATCAGCACACAGTTCGATCCGGGCTCGATGGAGTCGCTCATCTTGTCCAGTGCCGCCAGTACGGCACCGGAGGAGCCGCCGGCGAGAACCGCCTCTTTGGCGACGATCCGGCGACAGGCCGCCACGGATTCCAGGTCGGTGATATGGACCACCGCGTCCACCAATGCGGTGTCGAGGAGTTCCGGACGCACCGAAGCGCCATGACCGGGTATGAGACGCGGCGCGGGCGGACCTCCGAAAATGACGCTGCCGACGGCGTCCACGCCCACGATGGTCGTCCCCAGGCCCTGCTCACGAACGTACTCGGCACAGCCACGGAGGGTGCCGAACGTCCCGACGGCGCAGAAGAGATAGTCGACCTTCTCATCGAGGGCCTGGGCGATCTCCCGCATGGTCTGCTGGTGAGCGCCCGGATTGCGCAGGTTGCCGTACTGGTTGGGCCAGTAGGCGTCCGGGATGGTCGTGAGCAGCTCACGGACTCGCGCAAGGCGGGCCGGCAGGTACTCGCCGGTGACCGCATCGGGCTGCTCGACGATCTCGACCTCGCACTGGAGTGCGCGCAGCACCGCGATGTTGCGGGCCGTGGTGCGGCCGTCGACGACACAGACGAAACGCAGTCCGAAGTACCGGCAGATCTGGGCAAGACCCACACCCAGATTTCCCGAACTCGATTCCACGACCACCGAACGCGCAGGGTCGAGCTCTCCATTACGGATTTTGTGCAGCAGCATGTTAAGTGCGGTTCTGTCCTTGATGCTGCCACCGGGGTTGAAGCTCTCCATCTTCGCGAGGACCCGGAAGGGTGCATCTGAGAAGATTCTCTCGAATTCAAAGAGTGGGGTATCCCCGATTGCGTCAAGAATCCCCGCGTGAACCTTCCCTTTCACAGGCTCCCTCTCGCCGCGTCCAGCCGGGCGTCACATTTGATCGGACGGCTGAAGTGTTCAGACAGATTCAATATTTCATCTATATCTGAGCTACTCGGGAACACCGGGACCGAGGGAGAACCCCTACGTACGGGGTCTGGCACCGACCTCGGCGGACAGTCGCGGGGCTGATGCGGCAGCAGTCCGATAGACGCTGTCCAGCGAGAATAGGTCGGTTATAGAACGGCTTCCCACAGTTCCCTAACACTCGCCGCCGACCTGGGACTTGGGGAATTTCGCCTTATGCATCAGATCCAGCTGCCTGAATTTGCCGCGCCGGACACGAGCGCCGCCCTGGAATCGGTGGTGATTCATGACATCACCGCGGAGGAACGGGCCGAGATCGCCGCACTGGCCGGGACACTCACCGGCACCCGCCACCCGCTCATCGACACCCCGGAATGGCCGTCGGCCGCGATGGACGCCTCCGCGCTGCTCCCCCGTACGCTGCTGCGCGCCCTGCGAGCGTTCCGGCACGACCCGGGCCCCCAAGGCGCCCTGCTGCTCCGCGGTCTGCCGGTGACGGACGGCGAACAGCTCCCGCCGACTCCCGGAGTTCCGAATTCGGTGGAGCGGGTGCCCACGACCGCCGCCGCCGTCATCGCATCGGTAATGCTGCAGTTGGGCGAGGTCATCGCGTTCCGCAACGAGAAGGACGGTCATCTCGTACAGAACGTGGTGCCGGTTCCGGGTCATGAAATATCGCAGAGCAATGCCGGATCCGTGCTGCTCGAACTGCACATCGAGAACGCCTTTCACGACAACCGCCCCGACTACGTGGGCCTGTTGTCCCTGCGGGAGGACCCGACCGGCGACGCGAGGCTGTGCACGTCGTCGATCCGCCAGGCGCTGCCGCTCCTCGATGCGAGCGTGATCCAGGTGCTCGCCGAGCCGCGGTTCAGGACCGACCCTCCGCCGTCCTTCGGCGCGCAGGAGGGCGCCCCCTCGATGCACCCGATTCTTCAGGGGGACCTGGCCGACCCCAATGCCGTGGTCGACTTCGCCGCCACGCATCCGCAGGACGACGCGGCCAAGTTCGCGATGGCCGCGCTGCGCGACGCGTTCGTCGCGACGATGTCGGCGCACCGTCTTCAGGTGGGTGACCTGGCGGTGGTGGACAACCGCGTGACGGTGCACGGACGGACCTCCTTCACCCCGCGGTACGACGGAAACGATCGCTGGATGGAGCGGGTGTACGCGCATCTGGACAACCGGCGCAGCCGCGCGGACCGGCCGGGCGGCGGCCGCGTGCTCGGCTGACCGCACGACCGACCGCCACTGACGGAGCCCGTGGAGCACCACGGTGGACCGAAGGAGGAGCACACATGCGCAATCCATGGCCGCCCAGGAAGAGCGTGATGCGATGACCACGACCATCTCGGGCAGCCGGATCCTGTCGATCTCCCACTACCAGCCGAGCCGGGTACTCACCAACGACGAGCTCGCCGGCATGGTCGACACCTCCGACGCGTGGATCAGATCCCGCGTCGGCATCGCGACCCGCCATCTGGCCGCCGCGGACGAGAGCGTCGCCGACATGGCGGCCGACGCGGCGGCCAAGGCGGTCGCCCGGGCGGGTGTGGACGCCGCCGACATCGGCCTGGTCACCGTCGCGACCTGCACCGCCGTGGACCGCATGCCCAGCATCGCCGCCCGGGTCGCCCAGCGTCTGGGGATCCCCGCCGCTGGCGTATTCGACCTCAACGCCGCCTGCGCGGGCTTCAGTTACGCGCTCGCCACGGCCGCGCTCGCCATACAGGGCGGCAGCAGCCGTATCGCGCTGGTCGTGGGCGTGGACAAGATGAGCGACTTCCTCGACTGGCAGGACCGCTCCACCTGCGTCATCTTCGGCGACGGCGCGGGCGCGGCGGTGATCGCGGCCACCGAGGGGGACGAACCCGACGGCATCGGTCCCGTGGTGTGGGGCTC
Protein-coding sequences here:
- a CDS encoding non-ribosomal peptide synthetase, with translation MGAEARSTDTADAYVSLHVRVERQAALTPSAVAVVDGAETCTYAELDSRAALLAHRLRELGAAPEAAIGVCLPRGIDLVVSLLAVWKSGAAYVPLDPEHPWERSAWVLKDTGADLVVVDDSLSAQVSGTGARPVAPTCAAGPDSPAGPASDVPGEQAAYILYTSGSTGRPKGVVVSHAGIANRVSWVVRRHGLGAADRVLQKTTLTFDAACWEVFAPLVSGGTVVLAPQGAEADAATLLRAVAAHEVTVLQVVPSMLRTLADEPGWADCTALRLLFSAGEPLHAELVQRVLAWRDMEVWNTYGPTECSIDITAHRFDPAQQHGSVPIGRPIPGMRVLVADSEGRPVSVGTRGELYAGGVGVARGYLGQPERTAESFVPDPFAADGSRLYRTGDLVRWSAEGTLEYLGRADGQAKVNGVRVEPGEVEAALVAHPDVRGAVVKAFTRDGTTRLVGYVQRRDARDGQRADADLRGFLRTRLPGSHVPAVVVELDAFPFTPNGKVDRLALPEPAPDAGQDVTAPRTEAERLVASVWQDLLGDDDIGVNSDFFRQGGTSLQVTRLANRLRSASGREVRFRELLKATTVEAQALLIEGYAEDADVLPKAPRPTGGSGGLQVSFGQRRLWFLDRMNPGSPEWVSVLPLRVPAEASDDAVRRALDALVARHEALRTRFAVVDGEPMQFVMEPAAQELTVVETDRDQLPQVLAAAAERGFDLETGPVLRALLARVPAPQGESVLSLAIHHIACDGWSSAILDREFHELLAAEMRGRPCRLAPPRRQYADYAAWQRNAEDNAAAEREIQHWASVLDGVEPLPLPTDRPRPPVRDGRGGIVAFTLPAPLTEALEELGRQHGATPYETLLTAFATLLARYTGQWDTPIGTPVAGRDREETEEIVGFFLNSLVIRCRPQAGLGFAQALDHVRDVFREALAHQTLPFERLVAALDAEGDLARTPLYQVAFDLHDEEHTGSAALDDFHSLEGVWSVAKTDLSLFMRRAADGSMIGGLEYATALFDRTTVERLAQHLVRVVETVTARPELPLGQLPLLSPQESDRLSEWSRNPGPRPHACSYEVFERRAAATPDAIAVTSDGTDITYRALDERANALAHRLRALGVGPEDVVGVLLDRGPELLAALLAVWKAGGAYLPLDLSYPAGRMKAVLADAGARVLVLDSRGRDRIGRPPGTRLLLTDAATEPAVTTAPDRTPDLDRLAYVIYTSGSTGRPKGVQVTHAGLANHLDWAAAELAGRGEGGAPVFSSIAFDLVVPNLWAPLMAGRTVTMLPQDLDLSTLGKQLTEAGPFAFVKMTPAHLEILSEQLSAEQVRALASVYVVAGEALPGRLVDRWAAPVINEYGPTEASVGTCVFPAPDQGNREIVPIGRPLPNMTMRVLDQHLQPVPVGVTGELYVGGAGVARGYVRQPEQTAAAFLPDPFGAPGDRMYRTGDLVRLLPGGDVDFLGRIDHQVKIRGHRIEITEIQLVLADHPQVREAVVTVRETGPGDRGLVAHYVAEGDTPPTHDDLVDHCADRLPPYMVPPAFMALQALPLNANGKVDRTALAALEPQGEPDVVAPHTVVQERIAEIWAGLLGRDVGVHANFFHTGGNSILAIRLVAGLQDAFEIELPMRAVFEGPTVAELATVVEELIRAEVEALSDDELIAQSQPSGE
- a CDS encoding MbtH family protein → MPEEQTEGPVYCVVLNDEEQYSIWWADRELPAGWRTDGTKGSREECLGHIGEIWTDMRPLSLRRRMEQEAAK
- the sbnA gene encoding 2,3-diaminopropionate biosynthesis protein SbnA — protein: MKGKVHAGILDAIGDTPLFEFERIFSDAPFRVLAKMESFNPGGSIKDRTALNMLLHKIRNGELDPARSVVVESSSGNLGVGLAQICRYFGLRFVCVVDGRTTARNIAVLRALQCEVEIVEQPDAVTGEYLPARLARVRELLTTIPDAYWPNQYGNLRNPGAHQQTMREIAQALDEKVDYLFCAVGTFGTLRGCAEYVREQGLGTTIVGVDAVGSVIFGGPPAPRLIPGHGASVRPELLDTALVDAVVHITDLESVAACRRIVAKEAVLAGGSSGAVLAALDKMSDSIEPGSNCVLIFPDGGDRYLDTVYSDAWVTANFGEVTHLWK
- a CDS encoding TauD/TfdA family dioxygenase, which produces MHQIQLPEFAAPDTSAALESVVIHDITAEERAEIAALAGTLTGTRHPLIDTPEWPSAAMDASALLPRTLLRALRAFRHDPGPQGALLLRGLPVTDGEQLPPTPGVPNSVERVPTTAAAVIASVMLQLGEVIAFRNEKDGHLVQNVVPVPGHEISQSNAGSVLLELHIENAFHDNRPDYVGLLSLREDPTGDARLCTSSIRQALPLLDASVIQVLAEPRFRTDPPPSFGAQEGAPSMHPILQGDLADPNAVVDFAATHPQDDAAKFAMAALRDAFVATMSAHRLQVGDLAVVDNRVTVHGRTSFTPRYDGNDRWMERVYAHLDNRRSRADRPGGGRVLG
- a CDS encoding beta-ketoacyl-ACP synthase III translates to MSGSRILSISHYQPSRVLTNDELAGMVDTSDAWIRSRVGIATRHLAAADESVADMAADAAAKAVARAGVDAADIGLVTVATCTAVDRMPSIAARVAQRLGIPAAGVFDLNAACAGFSYALATAALAIQGGSSRIALVVGVDKMSDFLDWQDRSTCVIFGDGAGAAVIAATEGDEPDGIGPVVWGSRPQDGSAITLETSGPAGPPALFRQEGHTVYRWALTSLAQVARQACERADVAVSDLAAVVTHQANLRIIEAVTKQLGATEAIVARDVVDSGNTSAASIPLALSKLVERGEVPGGAPVLLLGFGAGLSYAAQVVACPPTASPQKATPRRSTP